In Gemmatimonadota bacterium, a single genomic region encodes these proteins:
- a CDS encoding FkbM family methyltransferase has protein sequence MRQELSISLNTGNGPRQLRLLLDATHMSQRFMLNDLSAGRLYESETSNFIGSILQPGDAFIDIGAHVGYFSMLASQLVGPTGAVFSFEPDPSNYAHLLEHIELNGAANVRPLHMAVGASPSVADFFFNADNDGGHALWEVGRHPFNERTRKAPQSRKVFVTSLDHILDGRDMRSLKAIKMDAEGAEFAILVGARELLKRARVPFIVAEINRFALESMGASERHVRSLMNDLGYETYLFQPGQSFIQRLQGDETPETNYVFNVLFRHPEAPALAAA, from the coding sequence ATGCGCCAGGAACTGAGCATCTCCCTCAATACCGGCAACGGCCCCCGCCAGCTGCGCCTCCTGCTCGACGCCACGCACATGAGCCAGCGTTTCATGCTCAACGACCTCTCCGCGGGCCGCCTGTACGAGTCGGAGACGTCCAACTTCATCGGCTCCATCCTGCAGCCTGGCGATGCCTTCATCGACATCGGGGCGCATGTCGGGTACTTCTCGATGCTCGCCTCGCAGTTGGTGGGGCCCACCGGTGCTGTCTTCTCCTTCGAACCGGATCCCAGCAACTACGCCCACCTGCTCGAGCACATCGAGCTGAATGGCGCCGCCAACGTGCGCCCCCTGCACATGGCGGTTGGTGCATCGCCGTCGGTGGCCGACTTCTTCTTCAACGCCGACAACGATGGCGGCCACGCCCTCTGGGAAGTGGGGCGTCACCCGTTCAACGAACGCACGCGCAAGGCGCCGCAGAGCCGCAAGGTCTTCGTCACCTCGCTCGACCACATCCTCGACGGGCGCGACATGCGCTCGCTCAAGGCCATCAAGATGGACGCCGAGGGGGCGGAGTTCGCGATCCTGGTCGGCGCACGCGAGCTGCTCAAGCGTGCGCGCGTCCCCTTCATCGTCGCCGAGATCAACCGCTTCGCCCTCGAGTCGATGGGGGCGAGCGAGCGGCACGTGCGCAGCCTGATGAACGACCTGGGCTACGAGACCTACCTCTTCCAGCCCGGGCAGTCGTTCATCCAGCGCCTGCAGGGCGACGAGACGCCGGAGACGAACTACGTCTTCAACGTGCTCTTCCGCCACCCGGAAGCGCCGGCGCTGGCCGCGGCGTGA
- a CDS encoding flagellin: protein MRINTNVSALRAQGNLTRVNEQVSASMAKLSSGFRITRAADDAAGLGIANVLRADIRSLGQAARNSEQANSVLNIAEGAAGTVQKMLERMKELASQAASDNVDSSGRSRITTEYQALRAEIDRTVATVKFQGNTLLNGAFGATINSSSTALGAGTGAYAIRLTGAGTGALTLSSGSNIVTLTNGSTSQTLGVTSATKQTLNFTALGVSIDTNQAVGAATLAGNITVGASTGTFLVSSSGQYSTNDQITVSGSTLDLRASALTVSTDPDTLANAQTAMAQIDVAIGNVNSALGVIGSLQSRIEVATENVRTTIQNFSAAESTIRDVDMASEMTTFTKNQVLSQAGTAMLAQANSAGQNILTLLRG, encoded by the coding sequence ATGCGTATCAACACGAACGTCAGCGCGCTGCGCGCCCAGGGCAACCTTACCCGCGTCAACGAGCAGGTCTCTGCCTCGATGGCCAAGTTGTCCAGCGGCTTCCGCATCACCCGCGCGGCTGACGACGCGGCCGGTCTCGGCATCGCGAACGTCCTGCGTGCGGACATTCGCTCGCTCGGCCAGGCGGCTCGTAACTCGGAGCAGGCCAACTCGGTGCTGAACATCGCCGAAGGCGCGGCCGGCACGGTGCAGAAGATGCTCGAGCGCATGAAGGAGCTCGCGTCGCAGGCGGCGTCGGACAACGTTGACTCGTCCGGTCGTTCGCGTATCACGACGGAGTACCAGGCGCTGCGCGCGGAAATCGATCGTACCGTCGCCACGGTCAAGTTCCAGGGCAACACGCTCCTCAACGGCGCGTTCGGTGCCACGATCAACTCGTCCTCGACGGCGCTCGGCGCCGGCACGGGCGCGTACGCCATCCGCCTCACGGGCGCTGGGACGGGCGCACTCACGCTGTCCTCGGGCTCCAACATCGTCACCCTGACCAACGGTTCGACCTCGCAGACGCTGGGTGTGACGTCGGCGACCAAGCAGACCCTGAACTTCACCGCCCTCGGCGTGTCGATCGACACCAACCAGGCGGTCGGCGCTGCCACGCTCGCGGGCAACATCACCGTCGGCGCCAGCACCGGTACCTTCCTCGTGTCGTCGTCGGGTCAGTACAGCACGAACGACCAGATCACGGTCTCCGGCAGCACGCTCGACCTGCGCGCCTCGGCGCTCACCGTCAGCACCGACCCGGACACGCTGGCCAACGCGCAGACGGCCATGGCGCAGATCGACGTCGCGATCGGCAACGTCAACTCCGCGCTCGGTGTCATCGGTTCGCTGCAGAGCCGTATCGAAGTCGCGACCGAGAACGTCCGCACCACGATCCAGAACTTCAGTGCGGCCGAGTCCACCATCCGTGACGTCGACATGGCGTCGGAGATGACGACCTTCACGAAGAACCAGGTGCTCTCGCAGGCTGGTACCGCGATGCTCGCCCAGGCGAATTCGGCGGGTCAGAACATCCTCACCCTGCTCCGCGGGTAA